The segment TGTCATGAAGTGTTTTGTGCTCCAAGGTTAATGATTCATTATTTGATATTGGTGGAGCGTTATCAATTGCTTCTATTACATGTCGAAAATAGTTCAATGCTTCTTTGAGGAGGTATTTTTTATCGGCGCCTATTTCTTTATTGCTGAGTTTTTTGTGGGCATTGCCCAGCCCCATATTAATTTTTAAATAATATACACTTGTCTCGTCAGAGTGCGAGTCAAGTAAAAGTTGATAGAGATCTATAGCGCTTTCGTAATTACCTTGGGAAAGTAGTTGATTTGCCTTCTCGAGCAATTTTTCAATGGAGTTATTTTCATTGGTTGAATTGCTTTGATTTTTTTTGTAATTTTGATATTCGTCTTTCACCTTTTGGTCTTTTAATTTTTTGTTCCTACCTTTATTTAATTTGGTATCCTTAGCAAGGAGCGCTGCCTGAAAACTTCGCTCGCTTGCCTCAATGTCGTTTTCACGATTTTTTAGCTCACAGATAGTGGCATCTAAGAGGCTTAATGTATGTACGTTTAAATTATCTTTGTCAGTAATTTTTTTCGAATCAATTTCTAGTTGTAACGACAAAATCTCTTTTCTTAGTAACAAATAGTCATAATAAATTTGGTTCTTTGGGCTACAATTTTGATCTAAAACTGTTACAATAAAAGTATCGCAATTGCCTAAACAGTGTTTGTAGAGTTTTAACAAGTACCATCGGATTTCTGCAAGCTGAAAAATTGAATTAATAGACAACCCGCCATTTTTATTTGCTAAAGAGTCTACAAATTTCAACGCAAGCTCAATCTTTGATTCTGAAATTATTTTTCTTATAAAAATAAGCATTACATGGTGATGATTAACATTGCGATTAAAGTTGCTTTTAGGGAAAAATATTTTGCACTGGAATTTCTTTGCGCTCTTAGGATCGAGAGTGACAAATTTCTTATGATTGGCATAGTATATTTGGTTAAAAAAAGATGTTGCGCAAGCATAATAGTGCAGCAGTTGTGCATCGGAATTGCTGAGTTTATCCTCAACTAGTGGCAGTATCTTTGAATAGTAAAAATTTTCGTGGTCGAGACTTTCTGAGTGTATGTCTTCTATGATTTTTCTTATATAATTCTCATTGTCCAGCAAGAAAAGATAAAGGTAACAATGGGCTTTCATAAGATTATTTGTAGTATTTTGAATGAAATCATGAAAAATACGAATAGTGCTATTTAGGCGTTTTCTCCCTTCTTTATCCGCTAAAAGCAAACAGTTACCCGTTATTTCTTGTAACATTACAATCACTGTTTGACAAAAATATAATTCCGACTTTTTATTTTCATGAATTTGTGTGGCAAAAGTAGGATAGTGGTTAATGATTTCTTGATTGATCTCTAACCAATTTTGGGGGAAATATTTTTTGCCTAGATTATTGAGAAGTTGATTATAGAAAAAAAACAAACTAAAAGCGTTTAGTAACTGCAATCTATAGAGCTTAATTAGATTGACTTCTATTGCGACTCCTAATGAAACTATCATCGCTTTAACTTCTCTTACTAGCTCATAAAAGCTATTCAATTGCGTCCTCATTTTCAGTGTCTGTTCACTATCTAGTGACTTCTCCTTCGTCAAAGGAGAGTTGACCTCCCTGATTAATGATATGGCTTCTAGTTCTATGCGTTGGCCAATTTTGAGTAAGAGATCGAGTTTTTCATCTAGAAAAGAGGTAGATTGCTTGAAAAGTAGAGTTGCTTCATCTTGTGTTTGTGACATGGTGCTCTCATTATTGTTTTTTTAATTTGATAGCGGCCAGTGGGCTATATCTTGAACGAATAGGTTACAAAAAGTCTGAAAAGAATTAAACTACCCAATTTTATTTATCAGCACAATCTTGTGTTATGAAATTTATATTGAGACGAGAATTAACAATGGTAATAGCTAATCCTAAAATAGGCTTTGTAAGTTTAGGTTGTCCAAAAGCATTAGTAGACTCTGAACGAATTTTAACGCAGCTTAGGGCTGATGGCTATGAAATTGTCCCGACCTATCCGCAAGCCGATCTTGTTGTGGTAAATACCTGTGGTTTTATCGAAGCCGCTGTGGAGGAGTCCTTAGATGCGATAGGTGAAGCGCTGAATGAAAATGGTAAAGTTATCGTTACAGGATGTCTCGGGGCGCGCAAAGAGCGGATTCTTGAGAAATATCCAGAAATCCTCCATGTTTCCGGACCCCATGCCTATGAAGAAGTTGTGAGTGCAATTCACAAGCATGCCCCTCCTAATCGAGACCCTTTTGTTAGTTTATTGCCGCCTCAAGGTATAAAGCTTACGCCTCGTCATTATGCTTATTTAAAAATCTCAGAAGGTTGTAATCATCGGTGTACCTTTTGCATTATTCCTTCTATGCGAGGCGACTTAGTTAGCCGTCCTATAGGTCAAGTTTTAAAAGAAGCTGAAATATTAGTTAATGCGGGTGTGAAAGAACTGCTGGTGATTTCACAAGATACGAGCGCTTATGGAGTAGATACTAAGTATCGAGAAGATGTTTGGAGGGATAAAAAGTTCAATACTCACATTACAGATCTTGCAAAGGGGCTGGGTGAATTAGGCGCGTGGATTCGTTTACATTATGTTTACCCTTACCCTCATGTTGATAATATTATTCCTTTGATGGCAGAAGAGAAGATTCTTCCCTACCTCGATGTCCCTTTTCAACATGCTAGCCCTCGGATTCTTAAGGCCATGAAGCGCCCTGCAAATTCTCAAAACAATCTTGAGCGGATTAAAAAATGGCGATCAATTTGTCCGGAGTTGAGTATTCGCAGTACCTTCATCGTTGGTTTCCCCGGGGAAACTGAGGAAGAGTTTAATGAATTATTGGAATTCCTCGTTGAGGCTCGTCTCAATAAAGTGGGTTGTTTTAAATATTCTCCTGTTGAAGGCGCAAAAGCGAATGAAATTGCGGGTGCCATAGATGAAGAAGTGAAAACAGAACGATGGCAAAGATTTATGGAAATACAAAGTCGTATTAGTGCCGATTTGTTGGAAGAAAAAATTGATTCTATCCAAACCGTATTAATTGATGAAATTGATAGTGAGGGAGTTATCGCGCGCAGTAAAGGGGATGCCCCAGAAATTGATGGCAAGGTATTTTTAGACTTAAATCCTAAGTTAAAGGTGGGGGATTTTATAAAAGTCAGAATAACCGATGCGGATGAATATGATCTTTATGCTGAGATAGCATCGGATGAAGATTAAAATCCAGCGATAATATCCTGTTGGAAATCGACCAAGACGAAATCACCCGAATGCTCTCGTAAATAGCTCAGAATTTGCGCAACAATTTGATCTAAAATCTGGGTGCTATTACTGACGAAACTGATGCCTATTACGCCAATTTTTAAATTATCATTGCTTTCCACTTCGGCCACCGAAATACCGAAAGTGTTGCGCAATTTTTGGCAGAGTGAATGGACAACCTTGCGTTTATCTTTCAAGCTTTGATTGGCAGGCATCCGAATAGTAAATTTAATTATCCCTACATTCATTCATCTTTCTTTTTGCGATATATGGCAAAAATGTGACCAATTCTTTTTATCAAAATAGCCTGTTGTGAAGCACAAACTTGGCGTATGATTTCTTCTCTGTAATCACGGTCACCTCCAGCAATGCGAATTTTGATTAATTCATGATGTTCTAGAGCAGCATTTATCTCTGATTGCACTGCATCGGTTAGCCCCTTATTACCGATCAAAATGACGGGTTTTAGCTTATGAACTTGCGCGGCGAGTTCTCTCATTTTTTGTTTCATTGAATAATCCTGTCACAATATTAATAATAAGCACATACCTAATATAACGAAGCGTAGCAAGAAATCAGACCGAGTCAATTAAATAGAGACTAAAATGACTAAATCGAAAAGCAGTAGGCGGTGGCTAAAAGAGCATTTTGATGACCCTTATGTTAAACTTGCGCAGCAAAAAGGCTATCGATCTAGGGCGGCCTTCAAGTTATTAGAGATCCAAGAGAAAGATCGATTAATTACGTCCGGCATGATAATAGTTGACTTAGGGGCGGCTCCGGGTAGTTGGTCAGAAATTGCGAGTAAGATGGTTGGCCCTAAGGGACAGGTATTTGCCATGGATATCCTTCCAATGGCTGATGTACCCAATGTTCAGTTTGTACAAGGGGACTTTACAGACCCAGAAGTTTTTGAAAAATTATTGAATATGATCGATAATCGCAAAATTGATCTTGTTATTTCGGATATTGCACCTAATATTAGTGGTATGCCTGAAGTGGATCAACCGAGGGCGATGTATCTGGCAGAACTCGCTGCAGAGTTCGCCAAAAACGTATTGAAGGTGGGGGGAGCGTTTTTAGTAAAAGTATTTCAAGGCGAGGGATTCGATAGCTATTTGAGGGCAATACGTCAAGAATATACTAAAGTTCAAATTAGAAAGCCTCAAGCATCACGACCAAGGTCGAAAGAGGTTTATTTATTAGCAAGGGGATTTAAAGGAGTAGTCCTTTGATGATAAAAATTTACAATACTGGAAAGCCGCTTCAAGGTGGCCGAGAATTGAGTCGTAGGTTAATTTTATGATTAAGAATTTATTATTGTGGTTAGTCATTGCAGTGATTTTAATTTCTGTATTTAGTAATTTTGGACCACGTCGAGAAGTGGCTCAAAAATATAGCTATTCAGAATTCATGCAAACTGTAAACAAGGGTGACGTCAAGAGCGTTACTATTGATGATCGAAACATCCAAGGGACATTAAAGAATAACAGCCAATTCACTACCTATATGCCTATGGAAGATCAAAATTTATTAGGCGACCTCATGAAAAAAGAGGTTGATATAAAGGGTAAGGCACCTGATCAACAAGGTCTATTGATGCGTATCTTCATCAATTGGTTTCCAATGCTACTATTAATAGCGGTTTGGATTTTCTTTATGCGTCAAATGCAGGGTGGGGGTAGAAGTGGCCCCATGGCCTTTGGGCGAAGCCGTGCTCGTATGCTTACTGAAGATCAAGTTAAGGTCACCTTTGCTGATGTGGCAGGTGTTGAAGAAGCCAAGGAAGAAGTTAAGGAACTTGTTGATTTCTTACGAGATCCAGGAAAGTTTCAAAAACTGGGCGGCAAAATTCCTTGCGGTGTTTTGTTAGTAGGCTCACCCGGTACAGGTAAAACTTTATTAGCCAAGGCAGTAGCTGGCGAGGCAAAAGTACCCTTCTTTACCATTTCTGGTTCAGATTTTGTGGAGATGTTTG is part of the Gammaproteobacteria bacterium genome and harbors:
- a CDS encoding CCA tRNA nucleotidyltransferase, encoding MSQTQDEATLLFKQSTSFLDEKLDLLLKIGQRIELEAISLIREVNSPLTKEKSLDSEQTLKMRTQLNSFYELVREVKAMIVSLGVAIEVNLIKLYRLQLLNAFSLFFFYNQLLNNLGKKYFPQNWLEINQEIINHYPTFATQIHENKKSELYFCQTVIVMLQEITGNCLLLADKEGRKRLNSTIRIFHDFIQNTTNNLMKAHCYLYLFLLDNENYIRKIIEDIHSESLDHENFYYSKILPLVEDKLSNSDAQLLHYYACATSFFNQIYYANHKKFVTLDPKSAKKFQCKIFFPKSNFNRNVNHHHVMLIFIRKIISESKIELALKFVDSLANKNGGLSINSIFQLAEIRWYLLKLYKHCLGNCDTFIVTVLDQNCSPKNQIYYDYLLLRKEILSLQLEIDSKKITDKDNLNVHTLSLLDATICELKNRENDIEASERSFQAALLAKDTKLNKGRNKKLKDQKVKDEYQNYKKNQSNSTNENNSIEKLLEKANQLLSQGNYESAIDLYQLLLDSHSDETSVYYLKINMGLGNAHKKLSNKEIGADKKYLLKEALNYFRHVIEAIDNAPPISNNESLTLEHKTLHDMAKNLSAKIEATAAKIATLIPQDKTNPLIIKKEIPLPESFNKIRKLLEQQGYILIIVGGYIRDFLLNEHSFDIDTLVFPATLPAPEATLHNILGSVQTLFPDAELRSKNFPNIYIEEDSTIIELSISKEIYFFQKEKKFSEIQMQILYRDGKNRDTTENAIYYDPRTHELIDFFGGIKDIEEDFELHTIQPPELSFTEDPARVFRMIRSIVYRTMKHPTLHYSALINIALQNHARNLRTLNKDKCFSEIHKTIFGGRALATWQLATNLGIENDLFLLPSEPQNRFKHSILVKLVLSGLDDRINSRAKFYSEALIFAALLWGVFQERLENILHSNQAGNIANKTQQLVGATLYNNDLIFRIPAQLGKKISLLWLLYLSYRKIVPINDLVYYQQDFRMMVVFSRLITHSLCLAPEEKVTALLKSTRQGFFTYRNTEMIAKELIKENKLILTKENRTFYIAFEDSSQILASRDKQTLLKNLQKNIQSTLGKYPITYEVGDNELLIFTKSVLKHQSIVSLMDFLFTEPSDNLERDYKI
- the rimO gene encoding 30S ribosomal protein S12 methylthiotransferase RimO; this translates as MVIANPKIGFVSLGCPKALVDSERILTQLRADGYEIVPTYPQADLVVVNTCGFIEAAVEESLDAIGEALNENGKVIVTGCLGARKERILEKYPEILHVSGPHAYEEVVSAIHKHAPPNRDPFVSLLPPQGIKLTPRHYAYLKISEGCNHRCTFCIIPSMRGDLVSRPIGQVLKEAEILVNAGVKELLVISQDTSAYGVDTKYREDVWRDKKFNTHITDLAKGLGELGAWIRLHYVYPYPHVDNIIPLMAEEKILPYLDVPFQHASPRILKAMKRPANSQNNLERIKKWRSICPELSIRSTFIVGFPGETEEEFNELLEFLVEARLNKVGCFKYSPVEGAKANEIAGAIDEEVKTERWQRFMEIQSRISADLLEEKIDSIQTVLIDEIDSEGVIARSKGDAPEIDGKVFLDLNPKLKVGDFIKVRITDADEYDLYAEIASDED
- a CDS encoding DUF503 domain-containing protein, which codes for MNVGIIKFTIRMPANQSLKDKRKVVHSLCQKLRNTFGISVAEVESNDNLKIGVIGISFVSNSTQILDQIVAQILSYLREHSGDFVLVDFQQDIIAGF
- a CDS encoding YhbY family RNA-binding protein; translated protein: MKQKMRELAAQVHKLKPVILIGNKGLTDAVQSEINAALEHHELIKIRIAGGDRDYREEIIRQVCASQQAILIKRIGHIFAIYRKKKDE
- the rlmE gene encoding 23S rRNA (uridine(2552)-2'-O)-methyltransferase RlmE, whose protein sequence is MTKSKSSRRWLKEHFDDPYVKLAQQKGYRSRAAFKLLEIQEKDRLITSGMIIVDLGAAPGSWSEIASKMVGPKGQVFAMDILPMADVPNVQFVQGDFTDPEVFEKLLNMIDNRKIDLVISDIAPNISGMPEVDQPRAMYLAELAAEFAKNVLKVGGAFLVKVFQGEGFDSYLRAIRQEYTKVQIRKPQASRPRSKEVYLLARGFKGVVL